One Glycine max cultivar Williams 82 chromosome 4, Glycine_max_v4.0, whole genome shotgun sequence DNA segment encodes these proteins:
- the LOC100798290 gene encoding DEAD-box ATP-dependent RNA helicase 27, producing MAEAEHNDPTSPEREVQTKSNKKKLRKRKRPHKTEQKRDEDKNDANIDSAQTQTEDEEEEQKEEDTNNFSSGIMSTESFSSLGLSEPTSKAIADMGFHRMTQIQAKAIPPLLTRKDVLGAARTGAGKTLAFLVPAVELLYSIQFTPRNGTGVVVICPTRELAIQTHAVAKELLKYHSQTLGLVIGGSGRKGEAERIVKGVNLLVATPGRLLDHLQNTKGFIYKNLKCLMIDEADRILEANFEEEMKQIINILPKKRQTALFSATQTKKVEDLARLSFQATPIYIDVDDGRKKVTNEGLQQGYVVVPCAKRFVVLYSFLRRYQSKKVMVFFSSCNSVKFHADLLKCTGLDCLNIHGKQKQHARTTTFFNFCKAEKGILLCTDVAARGLDIPDVDWIVQYDPPDEPKEYIHRVGRTARGEGGKGNALLFLIPEELQFLHYLKAAKVPVKEYAFDHKKLANVQSQLEKLVAGIYHLNVMAKDAYRSYILAYNSHSMKDIFNVHRLDLQAVAASFCFSNPPKVNLNIDSSASKHRKKIRKVEGKRR from the exons ATGGCCGAAGCAGAACACAACGATCCCACCTCGCCGGAGCGCGAGGTCCAAACCAAAAGCAACAAGAAGAAACTCCGCAAGAGGAAAAGGCCTCACAAGACCGAGCAGAAACGAGATGAGGACAAGAACGATGCTAACATTGATAGTGCCCAAACACAAAccgaagatgaagaagaagaacaaaaagaagaagacaCAAACAACTTCTCATCCGGAATCATGAGCACCGAGTCTTTCTCCTCTCTGGGCTTGTCCGAACCCACTTCCAAAGCCATTGCGGACATGGGCTTCCACCGTATGACTCAG ATTCAAGCGAAGGCAATTCCGCCGCTTCTGACCAGGAAGGACGTTCTGGGCGCGGCGAGAACGGGTGCGGGAAAAACCCTAGCGTTTTTAGTTCCGGCGGTGGAGTTGCTGTACAGCATTCAGTTCACGCCTCGGAACGGGACGGGTGTTGTTGTGATATGCCCGACGAGGGAGCTGGCGATTCAGACGCACGCCGTGGCGAAGGAGCTGCTGAAGTATCACTCGCAGACGCTTGGGTTGGTGATTGGGGGTTCCGGGAGGAAGGGAGAGGCGGAGCGCATTGTGAAAGGGGTGAACCTGTTGGTGGCGACGCCAGGAAGGCTTCTCGATCACCTCCAGAATACGAAGGGGTTCATATATAAAAACTTGAAG TGCCTAATGATTGATGAAGCTGACAGGATATTGGAAGCAAATTTTGAGGAGGAGATGAAGCAGATTATTAACATACTTCCAAAG AAAAGGCAAACAGCTTTGTTCTCAGCTACCCAAACAAAGAAG GTCGAGGATCTTGCCCGCTTATCATTTCAGGCAACTCCTATCTATATTGATGTAGATGATGGGAGAAAAAAG GTCACAAATGAAGGATTGCAGCAGGGCTATGTTGTTGTTCCCTGTGCTAAACGTTTTGTTGTTCTCTATTCATTCTTGAGGAGATACCAATCAAAAAAAGTGATGGTCTTTTTCTCTTCATGCAACTCTGTCAAATTCCATGCAGATCTTCTCAAGTGCACTGGGTTGGACTGTTTAAATATTCATGGAAAACAAAAGCAACATGCCAGGACTACTACGTTCTTCAACTTCTGCAAAGCAGAAAAGGGGATCTTGCTCTGTACTGATGTTGCTGCTCGTGGACTTGACATACCTGATGTG GACTGGATTGTGCAGTATGATCCTCCTGATGAACCAAAG GAATATATCCACAGGGTTGGTAGAACAGCTCGTGGGGAAGGTGGAAAAGGAAATGCTTTACTTTTCCTGATTCCTGAAGAATTGCAATTTCTTCACTATTTGAAG GCAGCAAAGGTTCCCGTGAAAGAATATGCGTTTGATCATAAGAAGCTTGCAAATGTACAATCTCAACTG GAGAAGTTGGTGGCTGGCATTTATCATTTGAATGTTATGGCTAAAGATGCATATAGGTCATATATATTAGCATATAATTCACACTCCATGAAAGATATATTCAATGTTCACCGCCTTGATTTACAG GCTGTTGCTGCTTCATTCTGTTTTTCTAACCCACCGAAGGTGAATCTGAACATAGATAGCAGTGCTTCAAAGCATAGGAAGAAAATACGCAAAGTAGAAGGAAAGAGAAGATGA